Proteins from a single region of Lysinibacillus sp. JNUCC-52:
- a CDS encoding GNAT family N-acetyltransferase: MLKHRDLHECTELYELLSHPSVFPFVRQKAKSADEYWFMTKQLIEEEARGLAISRTITDDWGQPIGTISIHDVEDGAGFLGTWIGLPYQGQGYNQKAKMLFLNELFFDYNFNTVFLRIRVENLKSQRAALKLPYVVCANDSHPTLLAQVNSGEAQFDLYKIPRDLFYLTTANQTQEGEEQAM; the protein is encoded by the coding sequence ATGCTTAAACATCGAGACCTACATGAATGTACAGAGCTTTATGAGCTATTATCGCATCCATCTGTTTTTCCCTTCGTCCGTCAAAAAGCCAAATCGGCGGATGAATACTGGTTTATGACCAAGCAACTAATCGAAGAAGAAGCGAGAGGGCTCGCTATCTCAAGGACAATTACCGACGATTGGGGGCAACCAATCGGCACCATTAGCATTCATGATGTTGAGGACGGTGCAGGCTTCCTCGGAACGTGGATAGGACTCCCTTATCAAGGGCAAGGTTATAACCAAAAGGCAAAAATGCTTTTTTTGAATGAATTATTTTTTGATTATAATTTCAATACGGTTTTCCTTCGTATTCGAGTTGAAAATTTAAAATCACAACGTGCCGCATTAAAGTTACCTTATGTAGTATGTGCAAATGATAGTCACCCTACTTTATTAGCACAAGTTAATAGTGGAGAGGCACAATTTGATTTATATAAAATCCCTCGCGATTTGTTCTATCTGACAACTGCCAATCAAACACAAGAGGGCGAAGAACAAGCAATGTAA
- a CDS encoding diguanylate cyclase domain-containing protein, with amino-acid sequence MEYLLSEKLFNQLFIGEDFVYLMKKVGDDYQYVRLNQAAQVLVSASAIGRMLSAVTSRRNFVIIQENYHRAIEQHQQIDYVDYAYVKSEVRKYETSVRPIKDGEDYYILAITKEILYDRSIEDKFLFMRSMFDHAFFSTVILSEEGAIYEVNSSFIEDFNLDNDMVKHQPFINLPIIPQEEIEKIQNYLQRAAMGENIGEKLIKLHTLDKKERMYLVSLSPVMQGDNSFAIFLIMQDFTQFTEQKAALRSKTHGLEVFKAALNFATSIAILDNEGTIIEVNDLFLNASGFTAEELIGQPYNLIEPRNNKKGVFQTINESLVLGEVWRGELCYRTKYHADYWVEAAIVPLKNEFGKVEQYLSINYDITDKKRMLTELKNIERTFRLITENTNDLIVIINEDGIIIYASPSYRMYLGYEIVELQGQFYNSIIDEQSKPAWQAFLNDFTAKSDTQFELLLKSKDGTPVWTEGNVTVVHDTERATISQIIMVSREITHRKERENDLLYLAYHDSLTQLPNRRFLLKEFPKILSDAQAKDTCIAMLYIDGDDFKDVNDRYGHDMGDDFIRNFGNVLISSVRSHDLVIRMGGDEFIIILTGLTRYQEERQVQIMHIINRIRNELKNGWTIEQYFFAPTASIGIAYYPDHAITLESLMDLADQALYKAKECGKNNLFITGPL; translated from the coding sequence ATGGAATATCTTTTAAGCGAAAAGCTTTTCAATCAACTATTTATTGGAGAAGATTTCGTCTATTTAATGAAAAAAGTAGGAGACGATTATCAATATGTTCGCTTAAATCAGGCTGCCCAAGTTCTGGTATCTGCAAGTGCCATTGGGAGAATGCTGTCTGCTGTTACTTCTCGTCGGAATTTTGTCATTATTCAAGAAAATTATCACCGAGCTATTGAACAGCATCAACAAATCGATTATGTGGATTATGCCTATGTTAAATCTGAAGTTCGAAAATATGAGACCTCTGTCAGACCTATTAAAGACGGGGAAGATTACTATATTTTAGCTATAACAAAAGAAATATTATATGACAGAAGTATTGAAGATAAATTTTTATTTATGCGATCGATGTTTGATCATGCTTTTTTTTCAACAGTTATCTTATCTGAAGAAGGTGCTATATATGAAGTAAATTCAAGCTTCATAGAAGATTTTAATTTAGATAATGATATGGTGAAACATCAGCCGTTCATTAATTTACCTATTATCCCTCAAGAAGAAATTGAAAAAATACAAAACTATTTACAAAGGGCTGCGATGGGCGAAAATATTGGTGAAAAGCTTATTAAGCTTCATACATTGGATAAAAAGGAGCGCATGTATTTAGTATCGTTGTCACCTGTAATGCAAGGTGATAACTCCTTTGCTATTTTTCTTATCATGCAAGATTTCACACAATTTACTGAGCAAAAGGCAGCGTTACGCTCAAAAACCCACGGTCTCGAAGTGTTTAAGGCCGCCTTGAATTTTGCAACTTCTATAGCTATTTTGGATAATGAAGGCACGATTATAGAAGTAAATGATTTATTTTTAAATGCTTCTGGATTTACAGCTGAAGAGCTAATTGGGCAACCTTACAATCTTATCGAGCCACGTAATAATAAAAAAGGAGTTTTTCAAACGATTAACGAGTCCCTTGTTCTGGGGGAGGTATGGCGAGGGGAGCTGTGCTATCGCACCAAATATCATGCAGACTATTGGGTAGAGGCAGCCATTGTGCCATTGAAAAATGAATTTGGCAAAGTGGAACAATATTTATCCATTAACTATGATATTACGGACAAGAAAAGAATGTTAACGGAATTAAAAAATATTGAGCGTACTTTTCGATTAATTACAGAAAATACAAATGATTTAATTGTTATTATCAATGAGGATGGCATTATTATTTATGCCTCACCGTCATATAGGATGTATTTAGGGTATGAGATTGTTGAATTACAGGGACAGTTTTACAATAGTATAATTGACGAGCAAAGTAAGCCTGCCTGGCAAGCATTTTTAAATGATTTTACAGCGAAGTCGGATACACAGTTTGAGCTTTTACTAAAGTCAAAAGATGGTACCCCAGTGTGGACCGAAGGAAATGTGACGGTCGTTCATGATACAGAACGTGCAACGATTTCCCAAATAATTATGGTTTCACGTGAAATTACTCATCGAAAAGAACGAGAAAATGATTTACTCTATTTAGCCTATCACGATAGTCTAACACAGCTACCAAATCGAAGGTTTTTATTGAAAGAATTCCCGAAGATATTGTCAGATGCACAAGCAAAAGACACTTGTATCGCCATGCTGTATATCGATGGAGATGATTTTAAAGATGTGAATGATCGATATGGGCATGATATGGGGGATGATTTTATCCGCAATTTCGGTAATGTGCTTATATCATCTGTACGTAGTCATGATTTAGTGATCCGAATGGGCGGAGATGAGTTTATCATTATTTTAACGGGGTTAACCCGATACCAAGAAGAGAGACAAGTCCAGATAATGCACATTATTAACCGTATCCGCAATGAATTGAAAAATGGCTGGACTATAGAACAGTATTTTTTTGCACCTACTGCATCTATTGGGATTGCTTACTATCCTGATCATGCAATAACTCTTGAGTCGCTTATGGATTTAGCAGACCAAGCTTTATATAAAGCGAAGGAATGCGGAAAAAATAATTTATTTATTACGGGACCACTTTAA
- a CDS encoding response regulator transcription factor: MPKKILLVEDEKHIARFVELELQHEGYNVTVAFDGREGLTIATTENYDVLLLDVMLPSINGIEICRRIRTQSQVPIILLTARDAVMDRVAGLDAGADDYIVKPFAIEELLARIRTILRRVEPNEKIGGDTLQFRDIEIDIDAYEVLVQGKKLDLTKTEYDLLKLLIEHKNRVCTRELILTSVWGYDADIETNVVDVYIRHLRTKLPGDSNAYIETVRGVGYVMRE, from the coding sequence ATGCCTAAAAAAATACTTTTAGTAGAAGATGAGAAGCATATTGCCCGTTTTGTAGAATTAGAGTTACAACATGAAGGCTATAATGTAACTGTTGCCTTTGATGGGCGAGAAGGGCTAACAATTGCCACAACAGAAAATTATGATGTGCTATTACTAGACGTAATGCTACCTAGTATTAATGGAATTGAAATTTGCCGTAGAATACGTACGCAATCCCAAGTACCCATTATATTACTGACTGCTAGAGACGCAGTAATGGATAGAGTTGCTGGTTTAGATGCTGGGGCTGATGATTACATAGTGAAGCCATTTGCCATTGAAGAATTACTTGCACGCATACGAACTATTTTACGTCGTGTAGAGCCGAACGAAAAAATAGGAGGAGATACACTGCAATTCCGAGATATTGAAATTGACATTGATGCATATGAGGTATTAGTGCAAGGAAAAAAACTTGATCTGACAAAAACAGAATATGATTTATTGAAGCTATTAATAGAACATAAAAATCGTGTTTGTACTCGTGAGCTTATTCTAACTTCTGTTTGGGGATATGATGCTGATATTGAGACCAATGTCGTTGATGTATATATACGCCATTTACGGACAAAACTACCTGGTGATTCGAATGCTTATATCGAAACTGTTCGTGGAGTAGGGTATGTGATGCGCGAATGA
- a CDS encoding sensor histidine kinase yields MIKIKEYFTKLSLQRKWMLTSSAVIFISYAIICIVVYVSLHTWLLNDEGSKVKRTKDDVVSFLESQGPNISVQQLQQNTGLLKSIVDRDQTVRLFNNDGIEILRINNASQAAPLTPMGSIEQMTIDKKDAYVVNEPLQLGFFQVYIQVIHPLTRFESLMRYLLTAMLIAGVGALLLSGSIGYYLANYLTKPLHALRASMKTVMDQGFNEPIQLSYTSHDEIGDLLKMYNAMMNELQISFAQQQQFVADASHELRTPIQAIEGHLSLLKRWGKDDPAILEESIETSLTEITRMRKMIEELLELARREEKDEMSEANPIDVIDSVIAEMELLHPTAKITLSKIGEIGPVFITSNALSQIVRNIVENAIRYCEKVPEVNISLLTLDDKLQIQIADNGIGIAEQNLPYIFDRFYRVDEARNRQIGGTGLGLSISKMLLEKYNASVEVKSEENVGTVFLLRIPLKY; encoded by the coding sequence ATGATCAAAATAAAAGAATATTTCACAAAACTATCATTACAAAGAAAATGGATGCTAACATCTAGTGCGGTTATTTTTATTAGCTATGCGATTATTTGTATAGTCGTTTATGTATCATTGCATACTTGGCTTTTAAATGATGAAGGAAGTAAAGTGAAACGAACAAAAGATGATGTTGTTTCATTTTTAGAGTCCCAAGGGCCAAACATTTCGGTACAACAACTACAGCAAAATACTGGTTTATTAAAATCAATTGTTGACCGTGATCAAACTGTAAGACTTTTTAATAATGATGGAATTGAAATTTTACGTATTAATAATGCCTCACAAGCTGCACCACTTACGCCAATGGGTTCCATTGAACAAATGACCATTGATAAAAAAGACGCATATGTCGTAAATGAACCGTTACAGCTTGGTTTTTTTCAGGTATATATACAGGTGATACATCCGTTAACACGTTTTGAATCATTAATGCGTTATTTGTTAACTGCTATGCTTATTGCAGGTGTTGGTGCACTATTACTTTCAGGTTCCATTGGTTATTATTTAGCAAACTATTTAACAAAGCCCCTTCATGCATTACGTGCATCAATGAAAACCGTAATGGACCAAGGTTTTAATGAACCAATTCAGCTATCCTATACATCACATGATGAAATTGGTGATTTGTTAAAAATGTATAATGCGATGATGAATGAACTGCAAATATCGTTTGCACAACAGCAACAATTTGTCGCAGATGCTTCGCATGAATTAAGGACACCGATTCAAGCGATAGAGGGGCATCTTTCATTGTTAAAACGTTGGGGTAAAGATGATCCAGCTATTCTTGAAGAGTCTATCGAGACGTCATTAACAGAAATTACACGTATGCGGAAAATGATTGAAGAGTTACTGGAGCTTGCCAGACGGGAAGAAAAAGATGAGATGAGTGAAGCGAATCCGATAGATGTAATTGACAGTGTAATAGCAGAAATGGAGTTATTACATCCGACAGCCAAAATAACTTTGTCGAAAATTGGTGAAATAGGTCCAGTTTTTATAACATCCAATGCACTTAGTCAGATCGTTCGCAACATAGTTGAAAATGCAATTCGTTATTGTGAAAAAGTTCCAGAGGTGAATATTTCCCTTTTAACTTTAGATGATAAACTGCAAATTCAAATCGCAGATAACGGCATTGGTATAGCTGAACAAAATCTCCCGTATATTTTTGATCGTTTTTATCGGGTTGATGAGGCGAGAAATCGCCAAATTGGCGGTACTGGCTTAGGGCTTAGCATCTCAAAAATGTTACTTGAAAAATACAATGCATCAGTAGAAGTCAAGAGTGAAGAAAATGTTGGAACCGTTTTCTTGTTGAGGATACCGCTAAAATATTAA
- a CDS encoding 2-oxoglutarate dehydrogenase E1 component — MSNNVTTVSSPWSAFSGPNLGYVMEQYDLFLQSPEEVEPELVSLFQQFGAPVEVEGDVAVVSGSAAPAGDYKKVLAAVKLADVIRTQGHLAADIYPLKNRALQTAQIEESAFNLSPADLAEIPAAIFFKDVPAGVKNGKDAIDFLKSVYTDKVAFEYGHVVATEEREWIQAQVESGSLKQALTSDEKKALLDRLTRVENFEKFIHKTFVGQKRFSGEGLDTQIVLFDEILKTVEANNVENVRIGMAHRGRLNVLTHILNKPYDMMFSDFAHVSNDLFMPEHGRLEITKGWTGDVKYHMGASYTRESGMNVKLAYNPSHLEVGNPVVLGATRATQDDTSKPGQAVHNPAKGLGILVHGDAAFPGQGIVTEVLNYSKTEGFSTGGTIHIIANNMIGFTTELQDSRSSVYSSDPAKGYEVPVVHVNADSPEAVSQVGRFAASYRQKFGKDIVVDLIGYRRHGHNETDDPTVTNPETYKLVAKHETIRALYGAQLVAEGLVTAEEVAALDSAIYAEMQVAYDHVKEMAEKDEHKHVEMPEELKINFPQIDTAVGAERLETINEELLVFEQNFEPQKKLGKILEKRRDAFASAKIDWGHAETLAYATIIQDGTPVRFTGQDAQRGTFSQRHLVLHDKNNGNVFTPLHHISGASASFTVHNSPLTEAGVVGFEYGYNLEKGNVLSVWEAQFGDFANMAQVMFDNFISGARSKWGQKSGLVILLPHGYEGQGPEHSSSRMERYLQMSAENNWFVANCSNAGNYYHLLRRQAAMLETEGVRPLVVVSPKSLLRHPLAAANAEQLANGAFQEVIEQPGLGSKTKSVERIVLGTGKVMIDLADRVKDGEGFDHLHIVRVEQLYPFPTTQVADIIAKYPNVKEIVWVQEEPKNQGTWNYALETLYELSEGKKLRYVGRPAMSSTSEGDADSHKAAQSALIEEAVAETVKVN, encoded by the coding sequence ATGTCGAACAACGTTACAACTGTAAGTTCTCCATGGTCAGCTTTCTCTGGTCCTAACTTAGGATATGTGATGGAGCAATACGACTTATTCTTACAGTCTCCTGAAGAAGTAGAACCGGAGTTAGTATCATTATTCCAACAATTTGGTGCACCAGTAGAAGTAGAAGGTGATGTAGCTGTAGTAAGTGGTTCAGCAGCTCCTGCTGGCGATTATAAAAAGGTATTGGCAGCTGTAAAATTAGCTGATGTAATTCGTACTCAAGGGCATTTAGCAGCAGATATTTATCCTTTAAAAAATCGTGCACTTCAAACAGCACAAATTGAAGAAAGTGCTTTCAACTTAAGTCCTGCGGATTTAGCAGAAATACCTGCTGCTATCTTCTTCAAAGATGTGCCAGCGGGCGTGAAAAATGGTAAGGATGCAATAGACTTTTTAAAATCTGTATATACAGATAAAGTAGCATTTGAATACGGTCATGTTGTAGCAACTGAAGAACGTGAATGGATTCAAGCTCAAGTTGAATCTGGTTCTTTAAAACAAGCTCTAACTTCAGATGAGAAAAAAGCGCTTTTAGATCGTTTAACACGTGTTGAAAACTTTGAAAAATTCATTCACAAAACATTTGTTGGTCAAAAACGTTTCTCTGGTGAAGGATTAGATACTCAAATCGTCCTTTTTGATGAAATTTTAAAAACAGTAGAAGCAAATAATGTTGAAAATGTTCGTATAGGAATGGCTCACCGTGGTCGTCTAAATGTCCTAACACATATTTTAAATAAACCATATGACATGATGTTCTCAGACTTTGCACATGTTTCGAACGATTTATTTATGCCAGAGCATGGTCGACTAGAAATTACAAAAGGTTGGACTGGCGATGTGAAATACCACATGGGTGCTTCATACACTCGTGAATCAGGTATGAACGTAAAACTAGCTTATAACCCTTCTCACTTAGAAGTTGGAAATCCAGTTGTATTAGGTGCTACTCGTGCAACACAGGATGATACATCTAAACCAGGGCAAGCTGTCCACAATCCCGCTAAAGGCCTAGGTATTCTTGTGCACGGTGATGCTGCTTTCCCAGGTCAAGGTATTGTAACGGAAGTATTAAACTATTCGAAAACAGAAGGTTTCTCAACAGGTGGAACAATTCATATCATTGCAAATAATATGATTGGATTCACTACGGAGCTTCAAGACTCTCGTTCTTCTGTTTATTCTTCTGACCCAGCTAAAGGTTATGAAGTACCTGTTGTTCATGTGAACGCAGACAGCCCAGAAGCTGTATCTCAAGTAGGTCGTTTTGCAGCAAGCTACCGTCAAAAATTCGGTAAAGATATTGTTGTTGACTTAATTGGTTACCGTCGACATGGTCATAATGAAACAGATGACCCAACTGTAACAAATCCAGAGACGTACAAACTTGTAGCAAAACATGAGACTATTCGTGCATTATATGGTGCACAATTAGTAGCAGAAGGTTTAGTTACTGCAGAAGAGGTTGCGGCACTTGATTCAGCTATTTATGCGGAAATGCAAGTTGCTTACGATCACGTAAAAGAAATGGCAGAAAAAGATGAACACAAACATGTAGAAATGCCAGAAGAATTAAAAATTAACTTCCCACAAATCGATACAGCAGTAGGTGCTGAACGTTTAGAAACGATTAATGAAGAACTATTAGTATTTGAACAAAACTTCGAGCCACAAAAGAAATTAGGCAAAATTTTAGAAAAACGTCGTGATGCATTTGCGTCTGCAAAAATTGATTGGGGCCATGCTGAAACATTAGCATACGCAACAATAATTCAAGATGGCACTCCAGTACGATTTACTGGTCAAGATGCTCAACGTGGTACATTCTCACAGCGTCATTTAGTATTACATGACAAAAATAATGGTAACGTATTTACACCACTTCACCACATTTCTGGTGCAAGCGCTTCATTTACGGTACACAATTCACCATTAACAGAAGCTGGGGTTGTTGGGTTTGAATACGGTTACAATTTAGAAAAAGGCAACGTACTTTCAGTATGGGAAGCACAATTTGGTGACTTTGCGAATATGGCTCAAGTGATGTTTGATAACTTCATTTCAGGGGCACGTTCTAAATGGGGCCAAAAATCAGGCTTAGTTATTCTTTTACCTCACGGGTATGAAGGCCAAGGTCCTGAACACTCTTCAAGCCGTATGGAGCGTTACTTACAAATGTCTGCTGAAAATAACTGGTTTGTGGCAAACTGCTCAAATGCAGGAAACTACTACCACCTATTACGTCGTCAAGCAGCAATGTTAGAAACAGAAGGTGTGCGTCCATTAGTTGTTGTATCACCAAAATCATTACTTCGTCATCCATTAGCTGCAGCAAATGCTGAACAATTAGCAAATGGCGCATTCCAAGAAGTAATCGAACAACCAGGTTTAGGCTCAAAAACTAAATCTGTTGAACGAATTGTATTAGGTACTGGTAAAGTAATGATTGACTTAGCAGACCGCGTGAAAGATGGAGAAGGCTTCGATCACTTACACATTGTTCGTGTAGAGCAACTTTACCCATTCCCAACGACGCAAGTTGCTGATATTATTGCTAAGTATCCAAATGTTAAAGAAATTGTATGGGTACAAGAAGAACCTAAAAACCAAGGTACTTGGAATTACGCATTGGAAACATTATATGAACTATCTGAAGGTAAAAAGCTTCGTTATGTAGGTCGTCCTGCAATGAGCTCAACTTCAGAAGGTGATGCAGATTCTCATAAAGCAGCTCAATCAGCTCTAATTGAAGAAGCAGTTGCTGAAACGGTAAAAGTAAACTAA
- the odhB gene encoding 2-oxoglutarate dehydrogenase complex dihydrolipoyllysine-residue succinyltransferase, with protein sequence MAEIKVPELAESITEGSIAQWVKKVGDRVEKGEFIVELETDKVNAEIISEEAGVLTQILAEEGDTVLVGQVIAVVEAGEGAAPAPAATPVAEAPTPAAAQAVAAPTPAAAPVVEETSGERVIASPAARKLAREKGIDLAAVSPVDPQGRVRVQDVAAHGTAPVAAPQAKPAAAPQAAVAVDNSRVTVEKMSRRRQTIAKRLLEVKQSTAMLTTFNEVDMTNVMALRSRKKDQFFESTGSKLGFMSFFTKAVVAALKKYPYVNAQIVGDEIHLNNFFDIGVAVSTEEGLVVPVVRDADRKNFAEIEDSIADLAKKARDKKLGLADLQGGSFTITNGGVFGSLMSTPIMNGTQAAILGMHSIKKRPVEVNGEVEIRPMMYLALSYDHRIIDGKDSVGFLKTVKELLENPEDLLLNS encoded by the coding sequence GTGGCTGAAATTAAAGTCCCTGAATTAGCAGAATCGATTACAGAAGGTAGTATTGCACAGTGGGTTAAAAAAGTGGGCGACCGCGTGGAAAAAGGTGAATTCATCGTTGAACTTGAAACAGATAAAGTAAATGCTGAAATCATTTCTGAAGAAGCTGGGGTGTTAACACAAATTTTAGCTGAAGAAGGCGATACTGTTCTTGTAGGCCAAGTAATCGCAGTTGTAGAAGCGGGCGAAGGTGCGGCACCTGCACCAGCAGCAACACCAGTTGCAGAAGCTCCAACACCAGCGGCTGCTCAAGCTGTAGCTGCACCAACACCAGCAGCAGCACCTGTTGTGGAAGAAACTTCTGGCGAACGTGTAATCGCATCTCCTGCAGCACGTAAACTTGCTCGTGAAAAAGGAATCGATCTTGCAGCTGTATCTCCAGTTGATCCACAAGGTCGTGTACGTGTACAAGATGTTGCAGCTCATGGTACAGCACCTGTAGCAGCACCTCAAGCTAAACCAGCTGCAGCGCCACAAGCAGCAGTAGCTGTAGATAATTCACGTGTAACAGTTGAAAAAATGAGCCGTCGTCGTCAAACAATCGCTAAACGTCTATTAGAAGTTAAGCAATCGACTGCTATGCTTACAACATTCAATGAAGTTGATATGACTAATGTTATGGCATTACGTTCTCGTAAAAAAGATCAATTCTTTGAGTCTACAGGCTCTAAACTTGGTTTCATGTCATTCTTCACAAAAGCTGTTGTTGCAGCACTTAAAAAATACCCTTATGTGAATGCTCAAATCGTTGGCGATGAAATTCACTTAAATAACTTCTTTGATATTGGTGTAGCTGTATCAACTGAAGAAGGTTTAGTAGTACCAGTTGTTCGTGATGCAGACCGTAAAAACTTCGCTGAAATTGAGGATTCAATTGCAGACCTAGCTAAAAAAGCACGCGATAAAAAATTAGGTTTAGCTGATCTTCAAGGTGGTTCATTCACTATTACAAATGGCGGTGTATTCGGTTCATTAATGTCAACACCTATTATGAACGGTACACAAGCGGCTATTTTAGGAATGCACTCAATTAAAAAACGTCCAGTAGAAGTAAATGGTGAAGTAGAAATTCGCCCAATGATGTACTTAGCATTATCTTATGACCACCGTATTATCGATGGTAAAGATTCTGTAGGCTTCCTTAAAACTGTTAAAGAGTTACTTGAAAATCCAGAAGATTTATTATTAAATTCTTAA
- a CDS encoding transporter substrate-binding domain-containing protein: protein MKRKWLLFMLTAMTAILLAACGTSDKDEKATGDGAKDESGGEFRIGMEAGYPPFNWTQQDDSNGAVKIADNAEYAGGYDVQMAKKIADGLGKKLVVVKMEWDGLVPALQSKKIDAIVAGMSPTEERKQTIDFTENYYTSDFVMVIKKGSKYENAKSIQDFSGAKVTSQLNTSNYNVIDQIKGVEKQTAMENFSAMRVALEAGKIDGYVAERPEGISAAAANDKFTFVSFEEGFDTDISNTSIAVGLRKGDASLEKINEILKGISEDDRQKIMEEAILQQPAAQ, encoded by the coding sequence ATGAAAAGAAAATGGTTGTTATTTATGTTAACAGCAATGACAGCAATCCTGTTAGCGGCTTGTGGTACTAGTGACAAGGATGAAAAAGCAACAGGAGATGGTGCAAAGGATGAAAGCGGTGGAGAATTCCGCATTGGGATGGAAGCAGGTTATCCACCATTTAACTGGACACAGCAAGATGATTCTAACGGCGCAGTAAAAATTGCTGATAATGCAGAGTATGCAGGCGGCTATGATGTACAAATGGCGAAAAAAATCGCTGACGGTTTAGGCAAAAAACTAGTCGTTGTAAAAATGGAATGGGATGGTTTAGTACCTGCGCTTCAATCCAAAAAAATTGATGCAATTGTAGCAGGGATGTCTCCAACAGAAGAACGTAAACAAACAATTGATTTCACTGAAAACTACTATACTTCTGATTTCGTAATGGTTATTAAAAAAGGTAGCAAGTATGAAAATGCCAAATCAATTCAAGATTTCTCAGGTGCAAAAGTTACATCTCAGCTAAATACATCGAACTATAATGTTATCGATCAAATTAAAGGTGTAGAAAAGCAAACAGCGATGGAAAACTTCTCTGCAATGCGTGTAGCTTTAGAAGCTGGCAAAATTGATGGCTATGTAGCTGAACGTCCAGAAGGTATTTCAGCAGCAGCAGCTAATGATAAATTTACATTTGTATCATTTGAAGAAGGATTTGATACAGATATTTCTAATACTTCTATTGCAGTAGGTTTACGTAAAGGTGACGCGAGTCTAGAGAAAATCAATGAAATTTTAAAAGGTATTTCAGAAGATGATCGCCAAAAAATTATGGAAGAAGCTATTTTGCAACAACCAGCAGCACAGTAA
- a CDS encoding amino acid ABC transporter permease, protein MSLEWIISIIENNWQMFLRGAYYTLLISTISTIIGAFIGFFIGIMHTIPVRKKSIKHILLKCINFILTCYVEFFRGTPMIVQAMVVYYGLDIAFGIDMHFITAGILVVSLNTGAYMAEIVRGGIVSIDKGQYEAASAIGMGHVQIMMHVVLPQVARNILPATGNQLIMNIKDTAVLSVISVTELFFQTKSISGNNFRYFESFFVACVLYFIMTFTASRILLYVEKRLDGPDAYQKELKEID, encoded by the coding sequence ATGAGTTTAGAATGGATTATTTCTATTATAGAAAACAACTGGCAAATGTTTTTACGAGGAGCGTATTATACGTTACTCATTTCAACAATCAGTACAATTATTGGTGCATTCATCGGATTTTTTATTGGGATTATGCATACCATTCCAGTTCGTAAAAAAAGTATAAAACATATTTTATTAAAATGTATTAATTTTATACTGACATGCTATGTTGAATTTTTCCGTGGTACACCAATGATTGTACAAGCAATGGTCGTATATTACGGACTAGATATTGCCTTTGGCATCGATATGCACTTTATTACTGCTGGTATTTTAGTCGTTTCATTGAATACGGGTGCGTATATGGCTGAAATCGTACGTGGTGGGATTGTCTCAATCGATAAAGGACAATACGAGGCTGCTTCTGCGATTGGCATGGGGCATGTGCAAATTATGATGCATGTTGTATTACCGCAAGTTGCACGTAACATTTTACCTGCAACAGGTAACCAATTAATTATGAATATTAAAGATACTGCTGTTTTAAGTGTAATTAGTGTAACAGAATTATTCTTCCAAACAAAATCGATTTCGGGTAATAACTTCCGTTATTTCGAATCTTTCTTTGTCGCATGTGTGCTTTACTTCATCATGACATTTACGGCTTCAAGAATTCTGCTATATGTAGAAAAACGTCTTGATGGACCTGATGCTTATCAAAAAGAACTGAAAGAAATAGACTAG